The proteins below are encoded in one region of Ornithinimicrobium avium:
- a CDS encoding tetratricopeptide repeat protein — protein MDARQLDKAMRQELLTLSKDNADGTARHLVAAGLAVAEDDLDAALEHAQAASRRAGRVAGVRETLGVVHYRRGEWAKALAEFRTARRLSGSDHLLPLMADAERGLGRPERALELAATPEARRLPPAELIEMAIVVSGARADMGQTAAAVQHLRELVRKGSPKAPWAARLRYAYAAALEADGHEDEAQEYYAQAAHLDADGETDAAEVLGLDVAPELIDLGDDEDPDDEGEPGHDDRDGSPTEGRPDGPGGPGRTAETGRP, from the coding sequence GTGGACGCGCGCCAGCTCGACAAGGCGATGCGCCAGGAGCTGCTCACGCTGAGCAAGGACAACGCCGACGGCACGGCGCGCCACCTCGTGGCCGCCGGTCTGGCGGTGGCTGAGGACGACCTCGACGCGGCCCTGGAGCACGCGCAAGCGGCTTCCCGGCGTGCCGGGCGCGTGGCCGGCGTGCGCGAGACGCTGGGCGTGGTGCACTATCGCCGCGGAGAGTGGGCCAAGGCGCTGGCTGAGTTCCGCACCGCACGGAGGCTCTCGGGTTCGGACCACCTGCTGCCGCTCATGGCCGATGCCGAGCGCGGCCTCGGCAGGCCGGAGAGGGCCCTCGAGCTGGCGGCCACCCCGGAGGCTCGACGGCTCCCTCCGGCGGAGCTGATCGAGATGGCGATCGTCGTCTCCGGCGCCCGGGCGGACATGGGACAGACGGCGGCTGCCGTGCAGCACCTGCGCGAGCTGGTGCGCAAGGGCAGCCCGAAGGCGCCGTGGGCCGCGCGGCTGCGCTATGCCTACGCCGCGGCGCTCGAGGCGGACGGTCACGAGGATGAGGCCCAGGAGTACTACGCCCAGGCCGCCCACCTCGACGCGGACGGCGAGACGGACGCGGCCGAGGTGCTGGGCCTGGACGTGGCGCCCGAGCTCATCGACCTCGGGGACGACGAGGACCCGGACGATGAAGGAGAGCCCGGTCACGACGACCGTGACGGCTCTCCGACCGAAGGTCGGCCGGACGGGCCCGGTGGTCCTGGCAGGACCGCGGAGACCGGGCGTCCATGA
- a CDS encoding HAD-IIA family hydrolase, with product MRVRGILCDLDGVVYRGDRACPGAVEGLRDARDAGVRVLFMTNNASRPPQAVADQLTGLGLPTGADEVLNASQVAARVLRERRDRGELVLKEGAVVLGVGGEGVGAALADAGLRWAAPEQVREAGLAGDPMPVAAVVQGYGPLLDVSDLTEAVYAVRAGATWVATNDDATLPTERGLAIGNGSLVAAVANATGVLPEVVGKPHAPAYRIAVERLGLAPEDCLMLGDRLDTDIAGAARAGLRSALVLTGVSTRAEVEQAPGRLRPDHVAATIPELTHLWRD from the coding sequence ATGAGGGTCCGCGGAATCCTGTGCGACCTTGACGGCGTCGTCTACCGCGGCGACCGGGCCTGTCCCGGCGCGGTCGAGGGGCTGCGCGACGCCCGGGACGCGGGGGTGCGGGTGCTCTTCATGACCAACAACGCCTCCCGACCGCCGCAGGCGGTGGCAGACCAGCTCACCGGGCTCGGGCTGCCGACCGGCGCCGACGAGGTCCTGAACGCCTCCCAGGTCGCCGCCCGGGTGCTGCGCGAACGCCGTGACCGGGGCGAGCTCGTGCTCAAGGAGGGAGCGGTGGTGCTCGGGGTCGGGGGCGAGGGCGTCGGCGCCGCGCTGGCGGACGCCGGGCTGCGCTGGGCTGCGCCGGAGCAGGTCCGGGAGGCCGGGCTGGCGGGGGATCCGATGCCGGTCGCGGCCGTGGTGCAGGGGTACGGGCCCCTCCTGGACGTGAGCGACCTCACCGAGGCGGTGTACGCGGTGCGCGCCGGAGCCACCTGGGTGGCGACCAACGACGACGCGACACTGCCGACCGAGCGCGGCCTGGCCATCGGCAACGGCTCCCTCGTCGCCGCGGTCGCGAACGCGACCGGCGTCCTGCCCGAGGTGGTCGGCAAGCCCCACGCCCCCGCATACCGGATCGCCGTCGAGCGGCTGGGGCTCGCGCCCGAGGACTGCCTGATGCTGGGCGACCGGCTCGACACCGACATCGCCGGCGCCGCACGAGCCGGGCTGCGCAGCGCCCTGGTCCTGACCGGGGTCTCCACCAGGGCGGAGGTCGAGCAGGCGCCGGGCCGGCTGCGACCCGACCACGTCGCGGCAACCATCCCCGAGCTGACCCACCTCTGGAGAGACTGA
- a CDS encoding TlyA family RNA methyltransferase gives MTTDRLDAALTARGLARSRTQAQALLRDGCVLVDGTVVTKAATRVRPEARLEVVTDDVGGESAWIARGWVGRGALKLEHALRGWEPQGLDVADRSCLDVGASTGGFTEVLLAHGARRVVALDVGHGQLDPRVRADPRVLDLPGTNIRDVSPEDLGGPVGVVVCDVSFISLRLVVPLLRRLCTDDAEIVLLVKPQFEVGRAGLGHGGVVRSAVTRARALGEVLRSVDRAGLAVGGVERSPVVGGSGNIEYLLWLRVRRTGMIGWGLDPEELALRRRDLSQEEER, from the coding sequence ATGACGACGGACCGGCTGGACGCAGCTCTGACCGCGCGCGGGCTCGCCCGGTCCCGGACCCAGGCCCAGGCCCTCCTCCGGGACGGATGCGTCCTCGTGGACGGCACGGTGGTGACGAAGGCCGCCACCCGGGTCCGCCCGGAGGCACGCCTGGAGGTCGTCACGGACGACGTCGGGGGTGAGTCCGCCTGGATCGCGCGGGGCTGGGTCGGTCGTGGGGCGCTCAAGCTCGAGCACGCCCTGCGCGGCTGGGAGCCGCAGGGGCTGGACGTCGCCGACCGGTCCTGCCTGGACGTGGGCGCCTCGACCGGTGGATTCACCGAGGTCCTGCTCGCCCACGGTGCGCGCCGCGTCGTCGCCCTCGACGTGGGGCACGGCCAGCTCGACCCGCGGGTGCGGGCCGACCCCAGGGTGCTCGACCTGCCCGGCACCAACATCCGCGACGTCTCTCCGGAGGACCTCGGCGGACCGGTCGGCGTCGTCGTCTGCGACGTGTCGTTCATCTCCCTGCGTCTGGTCGTCCCGCTGCTGCGGCGGCTGTGCACGGACGACGCGGAGATCGTGCTCCTGGTCAAGCCGCAGTTCGAGGTCGGTCGTGCGGGCCTGGGGCACGGCGGCGTCGTCCGGTCGGCGGTGACCCGCGCCCGGGCCCTGGGCGAGGTCCTCCGCAGCGTGGACAGGGCGGGACTGGCGGTGGGAGGTGTGGAGCGTTCGCCGGTGGTGGGCGGCTCCGGCAACATCGAGTACCTGCTGTGGCTTCGGGTGCGTCGTACCGGCATGATTGGCTGGGGGCTCGACCCGGAGGAGCTGGCGCTGCGGCGCCGCGACCTGAGCCAGGAGGAGGAGCGATGA
- a CDS encoding NAD kinase — MSRRIMLVTHPTRPEVADLAAEFAARLGDHDIEVDVVPEAPPSHEVVGPHQVGGAKSPVPPHVDATGSELVVVFGGDGTILRGAEIARPAGVPLLGVNMGRVGFLAEAERDDIETVVDRIVRGDYHVERRMTVEVDVLHEGRPVSHNWALNEVAVEKSARERMLEVAVEVDGRPLSTWGCDGVVMSTPTGSTAYAFSAGGPVVWPGVEALLLVPISAHALFARPVVLGPSSHLAVEVVPHSYVSGVMWCDGRRTVELPPGARIEVQRADTPVLVARFSTEPFTDRLVRKFALPVTGWRGPATTGSTPPHGGAP; from the coding sequence ATGAGCAGGCGCATCATGCTCGTGACCCACCCGACGCGGCCCGAGGTCGCTGACCTGGCCGCCGAGTTCGCCGCGCGCCTGGGCGACCACGACATCGAGGTCGACGTCGTGCCGGAGGCTCCGCCGTCGCACGAAGTGGTCGGCCCCCACCAGGTCGGCGGGGCCAAGAGCCCGGTGCCGCCGCACGTCGACGCCACCGGCAGCGAGCTCGTGGTCGTCTTCGGCGGCGACGGCACCATCCTGCGGGGCGCCGAGATCGCCCGACCCGCCGGCGTGCCCCTCCTGGGCGTCAACATGGGTCGGGTCGGCTTCCTGGCCGAGGCCGAACGGGACGACATCGAGACGGTGGTCGACCGGATCGTGCGCGGCGACTACCACGTCGAGCGCCGGATGACCGTCGAGGTCGACGTCCTGCACGAGGGTCGTCCCGTCAGTCACAACTGGGCGCTCAACGAGGTGGCTGTGGAGAAGTCGGCCCGGGAGCGGATGCTCGAGGTCGCCGTCGAGGTGGACGGCCGGCCCCTGTCGACCTGGGGGTGCGACGGCGTGGTGATGTCCACGCCGACCGGCTCGACCGCTTACGCCTTCTCCGCCGGGGGACCGGTGGTGTGGCCCGGGGTGGAGGCCCTGCTGCTCGTGCCGATCTCGGCCCATGCGCTCTTCGCCCGGCCCGTCGTGCTCGGCCCGAGCTCGCACCTGGCGGTCGAGGTGGTGCCGCACTCCTACGTCAGCGGCGTGATGTGGTGCGACGGCCGCCGCACCGTCGAACTGCCCCCAGGTGCCCGCATCGAGGTGCAGCGTGCCGACACGCCCGTGCTGGTGGCCCGCTTCTCCACCGAACCCTTCACCGACCGGCTCGTCCGGAAGTTCGCGCTGCCGGTGACCGGTTGGCGCGGCCCGGCGACGACGGGCAGCACCCCGCCGCACGGGGGCGCCCCGTGA
- the recN gene encoding DNA repair protein RecN, translating to MTLRRIRIQGLGVIEDAELELAEGLNVISGETGAGKTMVVSGLGLLLGARADAGLVRSGSPRAVVEGEVDVPAGHPAAVRVEEAGGDTSDGLLLVRTVAAEGRSRAHVGGRSAPVAVLTEVGEQLVAVHGQADQWRLRDAEQHRVLLDDAGGAQIDAALTAYRQVFDSWAAARRRLAELVRTSTERSMRVSMLRAAVEEIAAVDAQEGEEDALRAESERLTHAEELRSGSLLVHDALVGGDDPADDRPSVTGLLASAGSVLAPAAEHDEDLAALRTRLEEIAYLSSDLAADLAAYGTGVEVDEERLAEVHGRRARLGTLLRKYGGTTSAMLELARTFAGELAEIDVSEDDLAALAEEAETLRAQVGRAGEALTAARRDTAARVGREVTEELAHLAMGTAEVTVHVEPRWAGDAGQEVDGRSVGAAGSGPDQPASTVPVGEGRSAHARRHGLDEIEIRLAANPGAPARSVTRAASGGELSRVMLALELVCGGTVPTYVFDEVDAGVGGTAALDLGARLARLGRTAQVVVVTHLGQVAAYADRHLVVRKSTDGQVTSSGVVLVDGQEREAEVARMLGGVADSGAAIEHARELLARRATMA from the coding sequence GTGACCCTGCGGCGGATCAGGATCCAGGGCCTGGGAGTGATCGAGGACGCCGAGCTCGAGCTCGCCGAGGGACTCAACGTCATCAGCGGCGAGACCGGGGCGGGCAAGACCATGGTGGTCAGCGGACTGGGGCTGCTGCTCGGGGCGAGAGCCGACGCCGGCCTGGTCCGCAGCGGCTCCCCGCGGGCCGTCGTCGAGGGCGAGGTCGACGTCCCAGCCGGGCACCCGGCCGCCGTCCGCGTGGAGGAGGCGGGGGGAGACACCTCCGACGGGCTGCTCCTCGTCCGCACCGTCGCCGCCGAGGGGCGCTCCCGCGCCCACGTGGGAGGTCGCTCCGCGCCCGTCGCGGTCCTGACCGAGGTGGGCGAGCAGCTCGTCGCCGTCCACGGGCAGGCCGACCAGTGGCGGCTGCGCGACGCCGAGCAGCACCGGGTGCTCCTCGACGACGCAGGCGGGGCGCAGATCGACGCCGCGCTGACGGCATACCGCCAGGTCTTCGACTCCTGGGCCGCCGCACGGCGCCGGCTGGCCGAGCTGGTGCGCACCTCGACCGAGCGCAGCATGCGCGTGAGCATGCTGCGCGCCGCCGTGGAGGAGATCGCCGCGGTCGACGCGCAGGAGGGCGAGGAGGACGCGCTGCGCGCCGAGTCCGAGCGGCTGACCCACGCGGAGGAGCTGCGGTCCGGCTCGCTGCTGGTGCACGACGCGCTCGTCGGCGGCGACGACCCCGCGGACGACCGGCCCAGCGTCACCGGGCTGCTGGCCTCGGCCGGCTCGGTGCTCGCGCCCGCGGCGGAGCACGACGAGGATCTCGCCGCTCTGCGGACCCGGCTCGAGGAGATCGCCTACCTCAGCTCCGACCTCGCCGCGGACCTCGCCGCCTACGGGACCGGCGTCGAGGTGGACGAGGAGCGTCTGGCCGAGGTCCACGGCCGCCGCGCCCGTCTGGGGACCCTGCTGCGCAAGTACGGCGGCACCACCTCTGCGATGCTCGAGCTCGCCCGCACCTTCGCCGGGGAGCTGGCCGAGATCGACGTCTCCGAGGACGACCTGGCCGCGCTGGCCGAGGAGGCCGAGACGCTGCGCGCACAGGTGGGTCGTGCGGGGGAGGCGCTGACGGCGGCCCGGCGGGACACCGCAGCGCGCGTCGGCCGGGAGGTCACCGAGGAGCTGGCGCACCTGGCGATGGGCACCGCGGAGGTGACCGTGCACGTGGAGCCGCGGTGGGCCGGGGACGCCGGCCAGGAGGTCGACGGCCGCTCGGTGGGTGCGGCCGGGAGCGGCCCGGACCAGCCTGCGTCGACGGTGCCGGTCGGCGAGGGCCGGTCGGCCCACGCGCGCCGCCACGGCCTGGACGAGATCGAGATCCGTCTTGCGGCCAACCCCGGCGCGCCGGCCAGGTCGGTGACCCGCGCCGCCTCCGGCGGCGAGCTCTCCCGCGTCATGCTGGCGCTGGAGCTCGTCTGCGGCGGCACCGTGCCGACCTACGTCTTCGACGAGGTGGACGCGGGTGTCGGGGGCACCGCCGCCCTCGACCTCGGCGCGCGCCTGGCGCGGCTGGGCCGGACCGCCCAGGTCGTGGTCGTCACGCACCTGGGCCAGGTGGCCGCCTACGCCGACCGGCACCTCGTGGTCCGCAAGAGCACGGACGGCCAGGTGACCAGCAGCGGGGTCGTCCTCGTCGACGGCCAGGAGCGCGAGGCAGAGGTCGCGCGGATGCTCGGCGGCGTCGCCGACTCCGGCGCGGCGATCGAGCATGCCCGGGAGCTGCTCGCCCGACGTGCGACGATGGCCTGA